From the Panulirus ornatus isolate Po-2019 chromosome 58, ASM3632096v1, whole genome shotgun sequence genome, one window contains:
- the Scgbeta gene encoding beta-sarcoglycan — MGDSAAASLLAESTSLATSTLERATLTARSTTHTTSCERETTPKRSEAQRGENTFFWGLVVVLLLLASGNLLLTFFAMGVLRLGYGMESIELLPGTHTTKFYGRADLGNIYKKDGLIYGYSDAPFSIQGDNSKVSLSLRTSNTPPVLNVGPEKTEIHSIDSFQVIDPHSGETVFSTNYPNFGLPQGVKNLNVKRSRTSRITSPTFSDLKIRSDSTIRLKGNEGMSFDGGKLTWSADQDIYVNSLNGSILLETGAGIMVDVNTLPLAGPLDVAKDRGQYKLCMCMPQGQLFRVPVPADNNRRSFASQINCASFTNPCTNM, encoded by the exons ATGGGTGACTCAGCTGCAGCTTCACTTCTAGCAGAAAGTACCTCCTTAGCAACAAGTACCTTGGAGCGAGCCACACTGACAGCACgatccaccactcacactaccag CTGTGAACGAGAAACAACACCAAAACGAAGTGAAGCTCAGCGTGGGGAGAACACCTTTTTCTGGGGACTTGTAGTGGTTCTTCTCCTGTTGGCCTCTGGCAATCTTCTCCTCACCTTCTTTGCCATGGGGGTCCTTCGACTTGGCTATGGCATGGAAAGTATTGAGCTCCTTCCCGGGACACA TACAACGAAGTTCTATGGCCGTGCAGACTTGGGTAACATATACAAGAAAGATGGACTGATTTATGGCTATTCTGATGCTCCATTCTCCATACAGGGAGATAACAGTAAG GTTTCTCTCAGCTTAAGGACCTCTAACACACCACCAGTGCTGAATGTTGGACCAGAGAAGACTGAAATTCACAGCATTGATAGCTTTCAG GTTATTGACCCACATTCTGGAGAAACTGTCTTCTCTACAAACTACCCTAATTTTGGCTTACCTCAAGGTGTCAAGAATCTCAATGTAAAGCGAAGTCGTACTTCAAGGATCACCAGTCCTACCTTCTCTGACTTGAAGATTCGTTCAGATTCCACT ATTCGACTGAAAGGAAATGAAGGCATGTCATTTGATGGTGGAAAGTTGACTTGGTCAGCAGATCAAGATATATATGTGAACAGCTTAAATGGTTCAATTTTGTTGGAGACTGGAGCTGGTATAATGGTTGATGTTAATACACTTCCTCTTGCCGGTCCCCTCGATGTAGCAAAAGACCGAGGCCAATACAAGTTGTGCATGTGCATGCCACAGGGCCAGCTCTTCCGCGTCCCTGTGCCAGCTGATAATAATCGCCGCAGCTTTGCTAGTCAAATAAACTGTGCAAGTTTTACCAACCCTTGTACAAATATGTAA